The following DNA comes from Phormidium ambiguum IAM M-71.
CAAACAGGATAGAGAACGCTACCAAGCTTTAATCGGTCGCTTGGGCATTCGTGGTTAAAAAATATGTCCGGGGAATCGAAATCCAATCAAGAATCTGGTCAAAATCCACAAGATGCTTCATCAGGTAAGGAACGCTTACCTTTTGAGCCAAAAAAGAATCGCAAAAAAACGCCTAAAAAACCAGCTGTAAATCCAGTAGAGGCGAAAAGCCAGGTTCCCAGAAAAACCCTTACTAAAGAGCAAACGGCAATCCCAGAAGCTGTTAGCCAAAGAATGCTACAGCGAATGGGATTATTTTCTGGTATTCCCGCCGTTTTTGGCATTTCCACATTTATTGTTAGTTATTTTGTGGTAACGAATGCCTGGTTT
Coding sequences within:
- a CDS encoding PAM68 family protein; the encoded protein is MSGESKSNQESGQNPQDASSGKERLPFEPKKNRKKTPKKPAVNPVEAKSQVPRKTLTKEQTAIPEAVSQRMLQRMGLFSGIPAVFGISTFIVSYFVVTNAWFKLPNSAVVLVSMGFFGLSVLGLSYGAISASWDEERPGSIFGWQEFTTNFGRLTEAWRSAKQEKQKE